A stretch of Equus caballus isolate H_3958 breed thoroughbred chromosome 11, TB-T2T, whole genome shotgun sequence DNA encodes these proteins:
- the SYNGR2 gene encoding synaptogyrin-2, with amino-acid sequence MESGAYGAAKAGGSFDLRHFLTQPQVVARAVCLILALIVFSCIFGEGYSNTHESQQRYCVFNRNEDACRYGSAIGVLAFLACAFFFVVDIYFPQISNATDRKYLVIGDLLFSALWTFLWFVGFCFLTNQWAATKMEDVRVGADSARAAITFSFFSIFSWGVLACLAYQRYKAGVDDFIQNYVDPTPDPSSAYASYPGASADNYQQPPFTQNAETTEGYQPPPVY; translated from the exons ATGGAGAGCGGGGCCTACGGCGCGGCCAAGGCGGGCGGCTCCTTCGACCTGCGGCACTTCCTGACGCAGCCGCAGGTGGTCGCGCGCGCCGTGTGTTTG ATCTTGGCCTTGATCGTGTTCTCGTGCATCTTTGGTGAGGGCTACAGCAATACCCACGAGTCCCAGCAGAGATACTGCGTGTTCAACCGCAACGAGGATGCCTGTCGCTACGGCAGCGCCATCGGCGTGTTGGCCTTCCTGGCCTGTGCCTTCTTCTTCGTGGTCGACATTTATTTCCCCCAGATCAGCAATGCCACTGACCGCAAGTACCTGGTCATCGGTGACCTGCTCTTCTCAG ctctctgGACCTTCCTGTGGTTTGTTGGTTTCTGCTTCCTTACCAACCAGTGGGCAGCCACCAAGATGGAGGATGTGCGAGTAGGAGCTGACTCAGCGCGGGCAGCCATCACCTTCAGCTTCTTTTCAATCTTCTCCTGG GGTGTGCTGGCCTGCCTGGCCTACCAGCGCTACAAGGCCGGGGTGGACGACTTCATCCAGAACTACGTGGACCCCACTCCAGACCCCAGCTCGGCCTACGCCTCCTACCCGGGTGCGTCTGCGGACAACTACCAGCAGCCACCCTTCACCCAGAACGCCGAGACCACTGAGGGCTACCAGCCGCCCCCTGTGTATTGA